Part of the Melospiza melodia melodia isolate bMelMel2 unplaced genomic scaffold, bMelMel2.pri scaffold_61, whole genome shotgun sequence genome, ccaagtgcaactgcactgggagccacaactcatcaggtttgtgtcctttgggctcagggcctggtgatactcagagacacagaaaggtttcttgccaaaaaccagaagttgaacatttgaacagtttaataaccatcacagctcttcccacggctctctgggatgtcccagcaccatgtgacatgtccaccattccccATGGATTGTCGTATAGCAAGAGTtttggacaaagacataagaaatggtaattccatgatagatataaacacaattaggatgctgtctaatgtgatatttatttgaacttcagaaagattTGACAACTCCCTGATGTTCAATGCATGAAACGAGTCAgttgagaggtacttgaatgaccagagagcatgtGGATGAGAAAATCAGGGAGCGATGGAAAGGACATAgatgcagctgctctaaatgaagagatgttcttagacagggccatttcaacaggagagctggaaatacCTGAAGGAAAGGGGTCATTAAATATTAGAGTGAATGTTggtggcaaaggcagaggggaagatgagtatttcttctcctgccatcagaagaagaatccagcacatccagggaattcctgttccaggagagaaaacgtttacatttctcaaaagttttcaaaagacccagaaaataaagatttgcttgtatattatgaaacaaacaggtattaacacctgtgcccctttccagacatcagctgtgtgcccatgaacaggcagtgccacttgtgccctgaggtgcccagctgggattggatctctcccagagcacctgaggaagagcagagcactttgcaagctgcaggtccctgacagcctcgcagggctcctgtcccatcaacatctgctctgctccagtctgaaacagggcccagcacggtgctgggatcatcagagagctgaggtgtgtgctggaattcaatgtcctccccattctgcagcagccctgcatttccctcctgcagccttggtctccagcacagccatggaggctctttgggctctggactgttcctgcagcccccagggcagctgagctctgcctttggcacagtcaggcctggccagcgcaggccatgctcagcaattgcttgtgtgtgcctggccttgctgtcagccccggcagcggctgcgtggcccctttgctggccctgtgctggcccagccatggtggcccagcccctgtgcaggcccagcccaggccaggagcattgcggctgggaacggcccctgtgccgtggtgcccacagcagccttggggctctgtgccccatggcctccctgctgggcagcctctgccagctcctgcagagcccgtggcacctgtggggctgcacagacagccctgccacgggctctgccggcctctgggccagcagagaggcagccagggctagccatggctgggaacaggccctgagccctgcaggaggatggagctgggccacagccaaactcagcccaggccaaagctgggctcagcagccagggctgccaatgcatgggcacagagactggtgctggcaaatgtcctgggccccctccctgctctgtccatgccaccaagggcacacagcagcctcctctctgggccacttgcctgtttgcaatgccttgcacaggtgctggccctgccccacaagccctggcctgagtcctgcccctgcacgctcagccaggctgagatggacactgatggtttctgggccaggctctctgagcccagcccagctccctgcaagctctgccagctgccctgagctctgggcagcaccaagggcctctccccagcccagccggctctggccccacagctctgctcaggccaggctgctctgggcactgccccacggcctcagcccctggcaagggcacagcagcagctgcagctgccacaggactcagctccagccatgggggaaggtgcttggccaaagccagaggaggctccctggctgccctgctcccctctgcctgaggtgctgagatctctgcagcccctgctgccatcccatctgcccagggcagcacaagagccgcggccttggggccctcaagagctgctcctgctccaggcccagggcccatgccaaagctggagcagccacaaagctgtgcccatttctgttcattgctgctcggatggggatggatcctcagccacttggattttactcctccagaggcttcttctttcttcagcacTTCATtttaggaattcagtgagaaaagctcataaacatttgctcAAAACACTAGAATAATACAAGCCCCACGGAAAAAATCTAAGTTTtcaatatttctgttgttaattcacAAGTGTATTAAAAGTGAAACTGCtatattgagaaaaaaaaaaaaaaaaaaaacaacaaaaaccagaactgttttgtcctgttttcttttcctgtttatggaTTTatggattgatatcagcaatgtccagttggTATTAACCCCCAGAACCTTCTAATGCATCCTGAACatgtatgaaaatcaagacccttcatggctgacagtcaaaCAGACTTTTTCCacacctcctccccaccatttccctcatcccatGCCTgtaactcctatggatcaggaatggtgtggccagcaggagcaggccagggattcttcccctgtgctcagcactggttgggcagccccttaaatgctgtgtccagttctggcccccaatttaggaaggacatggaggggctggagcatttccagagaaggccaacaaggttggggaggggtctggaacacaagagttttgaggagtggctgagggagctggggttgtttatccctgagaagaggaggcccaggggcgaCAAGGAAGTGtcggggcacaggttggacttgatgatctccaaggtcttttcccaccttgctgactctgggattctctgaaaccacccttggagcatgaactgggatgagccctgggcctcatcttgagaagctccagcagcccaggtccctcagcttctcctgccagacccaaagcccatcctgtcagtcctgcagagtctctgcagctcctcctcactgcccagaacagggagccccagaggcagacaccgcagcccagatgtgcccccctggcctggggtgcctctggcaagggagcagcaccaggcagtgcaggagcctgcagacaattcctgcagcacttatagggtgatcctgctgcccaagggacgttcccatggtgccaagtcaggaactgcaatggggagtggggccagagaggaaagggcaaagagggatgggatgtttgcaggggagggaacaggggtgggcaatgggaagaattCTGGAccaaggaagagtaaagaaagcaaagatgaagccaaggaaatgctcagggcagtttgggagtggctgccagacagccctggctctgagcaacagcgtctgcagtgggacagcaaactcccagctgatgggaacaaactttctggctgactgcagaggccaggacaaagctgagtggtttccctggtgtcccccagcccttgctggccccagaggctgatggcatttgtgcttctGGATCATGTCTCCACACCAACAGCAATGGGCTGCTCATGGGACTTttatgtgctgagcattggcctgggtgtgttcttgagacagcctgggcaaggagcctggagtcccCAGGGCCCGGGCTGAGttgtcagcgctgcccagcagtgcccatggcctgtccctgctgcagccccggcactgccaaccccaggactgtgcccagcctcgagaacactcaggccctacagcaacaccagggccaggagggcagtggggcagggccacggcagcagcactggcaacaccaagtgctgctgctgctgctgggcacagctgctgggccagcactgatctgcccccagctctgcacacagacattgctgctgctgctccagagaaggaaatatAAGGGGATCTCCCATGAAAACTCTACTGGGAGatcctttatctcctttaaagccaccaagagaccagctccttattgacacagtctgaggccacagtgaattttggagaagcaaaataagaaattgcagaaaaaatggccttggtttagggagaatattaataaatgaaaacagaacaaaaaaaataaccaatccaacaagaagtatcaaacatTACTTTTATTTCAAGACATATGCAGAtattggcaaccagtttaatgtttcctaaatggtccactcatcagtgtccacactgcagccttgagctcctggtttctcaggctgtagatgagggggttaagtactggaggcaccaccgagtacagaactgacagggccagatccagggatggggaggagatagagaggggcttcaggtaggcaaacgctgtagtgctgaggaacagggagagcacagccaggtgagggaggcaggtggaaaaggctttgtgccgtccctgctcagaggggatcctcagcacagccctgaagatctgcacgtaggagaaaacaatgaacacaaaacagccaaatgctgaaCAGGCACTAACTGCACTGAGTCCCAGCTTTCGGAGGGCGCtggtgtgtgagcaggagagcttgaggactgggggcacatcacagaagaactggcccagggcattgccatggcacaggggcagggaaaatgcattggccgtgtgcatgagagcattgagaaaggcactggcccaggcagctgctgccatgtgggcacaagctctactGCCCAcaagggtcccatagtgcaggggtttgcagatggacacgtagcggtcatagcacatgatggtcaggaggaaatactctgctccaaAGAAGAAGATGAGCAGAAATACTTGGGCAGCGCATCCTGTGTAGgacacatccctggtgtcccagagggaattgtgcatggctttggggagagtggtgaagatggagcccaggtcgctgagggccaggttgagcaggaagaagaacatgggcgtgtgcaggtggtggccgcaggctatggcgctgatgatgaggccgttgcccaggagggcggccagggagatgcccagcaagaggcagaaatgcaggagctgcagctgccgcgtgtctgccaatgccagcaggaggaagtgcctgatggagctgctgttggacatttcttgATTCTGGACATTTTGAGCTAGTCAAAGACAATATTGACAATTTGGACAAAATACCTTCACTCAATGCTATGCTATTTTCTTACACAACCACTAAAAATTGGTTCTCTTTCTCTGGGGAAATTTCAtctacctttttatttttttttttcagtgagctttgggctacaaagtaactgtgtgttttttagaagggacagaagtcctgttcttagcattgctctcaggctgaacactggggagcccagagggaaaacagggctccctgtgccccagcgcACTCAAAACTGCTGGTccaacacaggtgccctttgctcATTTCCCCTCACTCTGGTACAGGATCTACCATTTAAAACTGCACTTAAAAATAACGAGGCATTTTTTGAAGACTCCAGTTTCAAAATCAATCTTTccaactcttctctctctccctgtgcagctggacaTTGAGGGATACCAAGGGCTgacctggctctctgctgcctggagttgtgcctacttggagctgtttctctctatccaagccctgtccctgccagtgctgccagagcccagcccagccctgggggctcagctctgccctgcagacccctcccagcacagggcactgcccaggggcatctccctggcagcagggtcttaagggcagggcagacaaacagagatgctgcaagccaaggagctgctgctgctgtctgtggggagaggaggctgaggaggcactttctgagggagatctgaggcccatctgctgatgcccagggtgacagtgcaggagtctcagtgacacagccaaagatgacagcccctttcccttcccttcaggagaaagctgagagcatccctggccatgcagcaccatctccacagcaggaggaatctgccctgatgggggtgtcTCCTTcaacctccaacttctcccctgcagcatccgcggggagctgccaggcaggctgagagctgcccctggcaggtggcacatgccctgggctggccaagagccctgagggctgcaggagctgctctgcaggacagccctgggcagccctgccctggctgcagccccagcttcaccccctgcagccatccctggcagtaggagccgtcctgccctgtccctctgacggtgcccagggcagccccgctctgcagcacatcctcctcctgctcctgtgccacagagaaactgggagagtcctcctgacacatccccgaggctctggggtgtgctggcttcaggagatccctccaggagcacaggggaaatTGCCCTgtacccacacactcaccatgcccagggctgtgaagatctttccccaagtgaagtctcagctcaatgtcttccaaatcctgattgccttcagcctgtctctgcctggctcctgtcccctcagtgcctgcagggagagccctcagccctgctgggctgggagaggagcaggccctgggaagagctgttcctttaaagctcagcagcacagacacagcacaaggaccttaatgagcctcgtggggcttgggtgttttttacatcagactcagtccctgagagagtgttcaaaaaacttctcaagaactcaaagttaaattgaaacactgaacttaaaaaaagttgtaatgggttctgtggagagacacgactgggaaagtgtccccaggttccagttagagcagaacactggaggcagtggtgacagctggggacaaacaaggcaaaggtgtttctggtgctgagcaaagctggatgtgtttgaggaatgcaaagggcccaggcctgagccccagcccctggccaggcagatcctgtccctccctccttgctcagggctcttcctgggatggtcactggcatgtggggatgtgcaatgccaagggcaggagcatggggcggcccctgccaggctgctgagcagggacaaggaggcaatgaggccccaggcctgcaagggtcacttgtctcctgctcctgcctcaggcccaggcccagcagccacggccaaagtgctgcccaagttggctctggcagggctgtcttgcagctgctgcccatccctgtgccctgggcagcccatgctgtcccacggtgtccctgccctgcgcctctgtccctgcaggctgtcggcatcccccggctgccccacctggctgggcccttcctttgctgacagctctgcctcctgcctgcccacacaaagcctggggctgacctaGGCTCCTTCTGgaggatgtgttgcaccacagaccttccctgggagggaaattctcatctcctcatgtccagtcttggtctccccttctgcatttgtggtataatttctctatctggctgcTTCCCATTATGAAGAAAAAGCTCAACCGTTTCCTAATCCACTCTTCCAGCCCTTCCAGGACACtgctgttctctcctcagtctcttcaCAGGTGAGCCCTGGCATATCAGCCTCCATACATTAGTTATGTTCTTGAGGCCTGCAAATCCCAGCCTGCGAGATCTTTccgccctctccaaggtgttttcagatgaaaacattctgctcatagtcttagaatatcaccagaggccaagaccaggcagagctgtctatccggccagcttttgtctgggagcaatcccaggatagatggaattttggcaaccaaattccaatttttgccatggcccctggacaaggccagttcttttccataggaaggcaggcacagagccctggtgctTCCAAGGAAGATGAGATGTGACCACCAgaagcccaggccaggcagatctggcaggtttttcttctgcaaatacccttgcatacaggaaatttTTAATGGGGAATACCAATTCTGTCCATGGGGTTCataaaagagagacagttctttccataggaaggaaagcattgagccccagtgtttcatgggcagatgagaggcagcccttgacattccaagatctgccagacctgtcaggtcccccctgggaggccaaatcagacagagttgttccatgttcccctggttctatgaggccccaaaatgtcccagtgGCTccgttgcttccatgaggccctgaggtgtcacaatggccccgtggttacatgaggccctgaagggtcctaatggtctccatggttccatgaggccccacagagccatggtggtctcttggttccatgaggccccacggtgtcaccatggtatcccaaagtgtcacaatggtctccatggttccaccaggtcctCACACTGTCCCAGTGgtgtccataggaaggaaacaaccaagccccagtgttccaggggcagatgaggggaAGTCGCccgaggccaagggcagccagattagatgatgctggcagattttgtctgggagcaatctctggatatagggaattttagaggtggaataccagttttggcctggagaagaaggacggtttttttccataggaaggaaagcacggaacactggtgtttcagggccagatgaaaggcagccatcagaggccaaggccagccagagctctctgtcctggcagctttggtctgaaagcagcccttggatatagggaattttgcaggtggaatcccaattttggccatttctgcacatatctatgatatctaggatggttttttccacaggaaggaaagcacagagcccaagtgtttcaggggcagaagcagagagagaaggctcctgagaggccaactcagccagacctttctctcctggtACCTTTCATCTCGGGGAAATCCTTCGATATAGGAAATTTTGAAGGTGGAATCtcagatttggccatgggcaccaggataggaagaagagttcttttcagtaagatggaaagtacagagccccagtgtttcaaaggcagatgagaaacagctcttcagaaaccaaggccagccagacctgtctctcctggcagcttttgtgttggagaaatccttggatatagggaattctggaggtggattcccaactttggtCATGGGTgtctggatgtgaaaggtgcttttttcccataagaaagaaaagcacattgaccctgttgccttctcaaggcgtggcgacctggttcttagtgCGGCAAGGTGGCcctaaccccagggtcactcagtccatatgctcctgacaccaacgtggtggacagcaaatggcgtttattgaggggtcacaagggtttttatagcttgggcagtcagtgtcattttccttctgctcacgtccggctgggtgcggccaggtacggagcaaaagtctgactgcaggggggggatgtcctgactgaccgtacagcccaaTTTCTTCTGCACGCAGATCCctaactctccacatttcccccctccctcatgattagtaaaaattgtataaagttataaaatgtagaggttacaaaatttcatgggttagtaaAATTGGTATAAAATTGTGTGTTAGTAACTGGCACGCCTTAAAGTAATTGTCAGCGCTCGGCAAACATAATGTTAACCGTTTCTAAACGCAtttaacgaatagcaccagtttgtttaatatgcagggcccgaagattagggttagtaagattatagcGAGTGGGGCTATTaaggtagaaatcagggtggtgagccatggggaccggTTGAACCATGACTCAaaccagccctgttgagcttctctgtccatttttcttaggtttagtcagtttctcagttcggccatggagtctctcacgactccggtGTGGTCcgcataaaagcagcattcctctttcaaggcggcacacaggcctccttgctgcatgaacaaaaggtccagtcctcgcctgttttggaggacaacctctgagagtgaggaaagggatttttctagggaagaaatgcatttctcgatcctctgcaagtCCTCGTTGACAGTCATCTGCAttgtgccagtccttgatgttgtgttgcaagggccgagatgcctgtggcagcgcTGGTAGCTCCTCAACTGAGGAGCATTGCGATGGTGATGCCTGTTACCACTTCTCGTTTGTGGAGCCGGTCGGGTTCCTTGAACAAGTGGTACAACTCTTCTTCCTGGtgatacaggactctggggacaattaaaacttggacacaaaagtcagtagaatgatCGAATTTGTCAAGGGGTACACATGGGCTTACCCCGGATTgttgacagacccacattcccaatgcagctgggatcacccactggAACTTCCATCCCTTAAGTTTGATGAATTCCCGGCAGAcgttgcccatctgctttgccaaggttgcattCCCAAAGCATTTGCCTAGGCCCGTAACCTGACTTAGGGTTATGCCTCTtcagggggtgtcccatctgcattggcgtggattgtctgactttgagaagatgaatgggagatTGAGGGCAACACCTTTGTAAAAAGGGggttgtgcatcatagcataaccagcCTAACTCTGTGATGTTTGGGTTGGATTGGTTTAACGATAAGAAGATAGCATTTAACACGCttaagaatggattggagagggttggtttggctaagagattggatggggaggaggtaagttttagcatctgtgttttgtggctagaactACCGTTAGCTGCGATCCCCTTCCTGGGTCTACTCATTGCAAGAATCGGATTGGGTCCGACTGATTGGGATATTGGAGGTAGGAATCTGATAATTTGTATGTTCACCCAGATGTGGCGAGAGAGATAAACAAACactgtccacactttgcccatggcccagccatcatggctcggctgcaggattgtcattatatagcctgtgcaggtgtgctgtttcCCGCCTTGGGGCAAAATCACGTACCCATCCATGTCAAATTTTGGTTCGAGACAGTCGTGGGAAGCATACTTAATTTGCAGGAACTTATCAGGCTGTTCTGGTTTCCATCTATTGCTTGTCACAATAGTTTCACACCCCCAATATCTACAATATCCATATCCTGGGTAATAACAGTAACTTTTTCCTGGGTTGGAAGCAGGGCACTAGTAGGTCTGAAATAATGTTGTCTTCTTcaaatttggggtgccctgtatgcgagggaaaaatgtcttttagccTGAACTCAAAAGATGGGGTGTTGGCGGTGACAATTTCTTTGATGaccccctcacctgagagatggcatagaacccacctgaatggctggtgagggtaatgttttgtgtctgcctgtcctcCGCCTGCTAGccctagaaacaagatcacacagagataccgttgccgctttgattttgatggtgcgagcttctcaggtgatgtcgggttgctcgggagtctctctctctttcctggtagtggggcgtatgggttgcgggggcgtccgactgggggcagtttactgccacgtggcctgcctggccacacttaaagcatgccatcacactggctattgcagtgtgaactgctgcttggatgggagctaggtgttcttcctttgcaacatggTTGATCATAGCAGCAACATTGGACctgggtggcagtgatcttaaaatgtccttggtggctgagttgcattgctggcgtaggcagtctgctagcacaggacccttcacctctgagggtaatgcagaggaatctaatgctgcctgaaggcggtccacaaactgagtgaagctctcactctcactctgctttTTAGTGGACCATGGCGATGGTCCCCTAAAAAGCTATTTCCACTATTACTTTGGAAACAACACggctggcttctcgggcagcacaggttgttgtcataacctcatgggcccacaggccctcagcctgcgcctggggtgtgatcatagtggggtctgtgcccattagcctctgtatgctggagccgtgcagtggatggtctgcccctgttactaaggctagctgctttacacaattgtactcccattcctgtttaaaaaccaTCATCCCCACCCCATCGAAAATCAGTCTGCAAGTCTGTTTGATATCAAAGGAAAGCATATCATCgcctccaaaaacgctgtcaatgagtgtgg contains:
- the LOC134413910 gene encoding olfactory receptor 4E2-like; translation: MSGQSTSGSDSDSSRDGLERWSEDSNTDSGCNKKGAAAYKTTSCRCAAQVFLLIFFFGAEYFLLTIMCYDRYVSICKPLHYGTLVLYSVVPPVLNPLIYSLRNQELKPIAVGVET